The sequence GCGCCTTGCCTGGCCTGCCGAGAGGGCCACCCTCTGCTTTCAGTCCCGCTTCGGTCCGGGAAAGTGGCTGACCCCCGCCACCGAGCCGCAACTGGTCGATCTGGCCCGGCGGGGTGTCACCCGCGTCGCTCTGATCGCCCCCGGCTTTCTCACCGAAGGGCTCGAGACCCTCGAGGAACTCGACCTGCGCGCCGCCACCGCTTTTCGCCGGGCGGGCGGCGAGGACTTTCTCCGGGTGCCCGCCCTCGAAGACCACCCGAGGCTCGTCGCCGGCCTCGAGACAGCCGTCTGCCGCACCCTGGAGCGGGCTCCTTCGCCGGCCGAGGGGCGCCATGGCTGACAAATCTGCTAACCTCGTTCCTTCTCCCTGACCCACGCCCCCGGGCGGCTCGCTGCAGGCATCACGGAGGCCTTGATGGATCGTGTCGGCATCGTCGGACTCTCTTGGCGCGAGGGGGGAACCCAGACCCTGGCGGGCTTCACGATTCCCGCCGAGGAAAGAGAAGCCCGACTGCCTCGCCTGCTCGAGGAGATCGACGCCGAAGAAGTGGTCTATCTGGCCACCTGCAACCGGGTGGAAGTGGTTTTCGTCGCCCGGCCCCGCGCGCCCTTGCGCTCCTATCGCCCCCGTATCTTCCAGGCCCTGGTGGGGCGCGCCCCCGAGCCCGGAGAGGCCCAGCGCTACCTCAAGGCCTGGGCCGGCGAGGGCGCCGTCGAACACCTGTTCTGTGTCGCCTGCGGGCTGGAGTCGGCCCGGGTGGGGGAGAGCGAGATCACCGGCCAGGTACGCGAGGCCTGGCAGCTCGCCCGGCGTGTGGGTACGGGCGGCCGACGCCTCGAACGCTGCTTCCAGCAGGCCCTGAAGGTGGCCGCGGACGTTCACGCCTCCACCGCTATCGCCGAAGGCCGCACTTCCCTGGCCGAAATCGCCATCGAGCATGCCCTCGAGCGCCTCGAACACACGCCGGGGCGGGCCGCCGTGGTCGGCGTCTCGCCGATGACCGTGCGCTGTGCGCGGGCCCTGGCCGAAGCCGGGCAGAAGGTGATCGTGGTCAATCGCACGGCGGAACGGGCCCTGGGCCTGGCCGGGGAGATCGGCGGCAGCGGCCGCACCCTCGAAGAGTTCAGCCACGACCCGGACCCGGTGGAAGTGTTGATCCTGGCCACCGGCGCGCCGGGAGCCGTGATCGGCCGGGCCACCCTGGAGCGGCTCTCCGCACGCTCGCCCTCGGGACAACCACCGCTGGTGATCGACATGGCCGTCCCCCCCGACGTGGAGCCGGCCGACGCCCGGGCCGCGGGCACGCCACGGCTCGGCATGGAAGAGATCATCGCCGAGGCCGACAGCCACCGCAGCGAACGCATCTCCCGTGCCGCCGCCGCCCGCGAGATGGTCGACAACGCCCTGCTCGACTTCCGCCAGAAGATGACGGAGTGGGCCTTGTCTCCGATGCTCGGCGCCCTCCAGCGGCGCTACCGCCAGACCGCCCTCGAGGGGGTCGAGCGCCTGATGCGCAAAGAGCTGTCCCAGCTCGGCCCGGAGCAGAAGGAGGCCGTCGAGCAGTGGGCCGTGACCCTCGCCCGGCGCTTCGCCCACGTCCCCAGCGTGGGCTTGCGCGCCGTGGCCATGCACAAGGGCCTCGAGGCGATCGACACTTTCTTCGCCCACGCCGACAAGCAGCTCGCCGCCGAGTGGCAGCGGCTGCAGTCGGCCCCCGACGGGAAGGCCATGGATGGCGAGAAGAAATGAGCGCCTGCCGGCACCTCCCCGGAGACCCC is a genomic window of Acidobacteriota bacterium containing:
- the hemA gene encoding glutamyl-tRNA reductase, yielding MDRVGIVGLSWREGGTQTLAGFTIPAEEREARLPRLLEEIDAEEVVYLATCNRVEVVFVARPRAPLRSYRPRIFQALVGRAPEPGEAQRYLKAWAGEGAVEHLFCVACGLESARVGESEITGQVREAWQLARRVGTGGRRLERCFQQALKVAADVHASTAIAEGRTSLAEIAIEHALERLEHTPGRAAVVGVSPMTVRCARALAEAGQKVIVVNRTAERALGLAGEIGGSGRTLEEFSHDPDPVEVLILATGAPGAVIGRATLERLSARSPSGQPPLVIDMAVPPDVEPADARAAGTPRLGMEEIIAEADSHRSERISRAAAAREMVDNALLDFRQKMTEWALSPMLGALQRRYRQTALEGVERLMRKELSQLGPEQKEAVEQWAVTLARRFAHVPSVGLRAVAMHKGLEAIDTFFAHADKQLAAEWQRLQSAPDGKAMDGEKK